Proteins from a single region of Catellicoccus marimammalium M35/04/3:
- a CDS encoding MBL fold metallo-hydrolase, with product MKYTVKKIITGFLQENCYIVSNGHNALIIDPGADAQKIIQYIHDEQLVPRAILLTHGHFDHIGAVNALKETFAIPVFMSEKEADWLEDPEKNLSNTFSPHPVYADKAEFNLDVQNCDRCLGDIHFTMIPTPGHSEGSISFLFDDFIIVGDTLFYESIGRSDFPTGDANTLLNTIRQKFMTLPDDIIVYPGHGQATTIGHERQHNPYL from the coding sequence ATGAAATATACAGTAAAAAAAATTATCACCGGATTTTTACAAGAAAATTGCTATATCGTTTCTAATGGACATAACGCTTTAATTATTGATCCAGGAGCAGATGCCCAAAAAATCATTCAATATATCCATGATGAACAATTAGTACCACGTGCTATTCTATTAACTCATGGACATTTTGATCACATTGGTGCTGTAAATGCTCTAAAAGAAACTTTTGCAATTCCTGTCTTTATGAGTGAAAAAGAAGCTGATTGGCTAGAAGATCCTGAAAAGAACTTATCAAATACTTTTAGTCCTCATCCAGTTTATGCTGATAAAGCAGAATTTAACTTGGATGTACAAAATTGTGATCGTTGCCTAGGAGATATCCACTTTACAATGATTCCAACTCCAGGACATTCAGAAGGAAGTATTTCTTTCTTATTTGATGATTTTATTATTGTAGGAGATACGCTTTTTTATGAAAGTATTGGTCGTAGTGATTTCCCAACTGGAGATGCAAACACTTTATTAAATACTATTCGTCAAAAATTTATGACCTTACCGGATGATATTATCGTTTATCCAGGACATGGGCAAGCAACAACGATTGGACATGAGCGTCAACATAATCCATATTTATAA
- a CDS encoding universal stress protein gives MTQLYKNILVGIDEGPLSQKALHQAIQLAKQNQSTLYVVTVLSEEEVTKGTDEFVATEEFFKLERERAEKLLHEAKEAFTNEGVTGDCYLQFGSAKKLLAETLPETWDIDLTVIGAPDKHLENYFGIGSVASYVVRHSKNNVFITKQ, from the coding sequence ATGACACAATTATACAAAAATATTTTAGTTGGTATTGATGAAGGTCCATTATCACAAAAAGCTTTACATCAAGCAATTCAATTAGCAAAACAAAATCAATCTACATTATATGTAGTTACCGTTTTAAGTGAAGAAGAAGTTACAAAAGGGACCGATGAATTCGTTGCGACAGAAGAATTTTTCAAATTGGAACGCGAACGAGCAGAAAAATTATTACATGAAGCCAAAGAAGCTTTCACAAACGAAGGGGTTACTGGAGATTGTTATTTACAATTTGGTTCCGCTAAAAAATTATTAGCAGAAACTTTACCTGAAACTTGGGATATTGATTTAACAGTAATTGGTGCTCCAGATAAACATTTAGAAAATTACTTTGGCATTGGTTCTGTGGCTTCTTATGTGGTTCGTCACAGTAAAAACAATGTCTTTATCACTAAACAATAA
- a CDS encoding DUF805 domain-containing protein — translation MKIQGKIQEKGKVTFIQAIKDFYKGYIDFGGRSTRGGYWWATLFTFIITLLYGIGLIAATASFILSNSSDQILGLVIILGGAILAWIFLFPGFPLTCRRMRDAGMTTTAIVVFYIISIAVAMVSSIHEDSTFFAFATSVIGLVQFVITLLPSDQLTADSQNPWAQKFFRQKEVKPLTGKEAKPSTVIQRAMENEDGTKVVPALAEEKEVVASTTEVTSIQDETSSTTEEKQEDSVSKDSISTQEIEEKTEENCSSCSHLTEENADEKKD, via the coding sequence ATGAAAATTCAAGGAAAAATTCAAGAGAAAGGAAAAGTAACTTTTATCCAAGCAATCAAAGACTTTTATAAAGGTTACATCGACTTTGGTGGACGTTCTACCCGTGGTGGTTATTGGTGGGCGACACTATTTACTTTTATTATTACACTTTTATATGGAATTGGACTTATTGCGGCTACCGCTAGTTTTATATTAAGCAATAGCTCTGATCAAATCTTAGGCTTGGTGATTATTTTAGGAGGAGCAATCTTAGCTTGGATTTTCCTCTTCCCAGGATTCCCATTAACTTGTCGTCGTATGCGTGATGCAGGAATGACCACAACGGCAATTGTTGTATTTTATATTATATCTATTGCTGTTGCTATGGTATCTTCGATTCACGAAGATAGCACTTTCTTTGCTTTTGCGACAAGCGTTATTGGTTTAGTTCAGTTTGTTATCACTCTTCTACCATCTGACCAATTGACAGCTGATAGTCAAAATCCATGGGCACAAAAATTCTTCCGTCAAAAAGAAGTAAAACCTTTGACAGGAAAAGAAGCTAAACCATCAACTGTAATTCAACGTGCAATGGAAAATGAAGATGGAACAAAAGTTGTTCCAGCCTTAGCAGAAGAAAAAGAAGTAGTAGCAAGCACAACAGAAGTTACTTCTATTCAAGACGAAACTTCTTCTACCACAGAAGAAAAACAAGAAGATAGCGTTTCTAAAGATTCGATTTCTACACAAGAAATAGAAGAAAAAACAGAAGAAAATTGCTCTTCTTGCTCTCATCTAACTGAAGAAAATGCAGATGAAAAAAAAGATTAA
- a CDS encoding DUF368 domain-containing protein — translation MDWLLRFIKGMFIGSGFILPGISGGALAAVFGIYEPLIAFLAHPFKKLKENFSFFLPIALGGLAGIYLLSFAVSFLLGTYQTIILWFFVGAIVGTAPSLWKQAGKEGRNKKDYWIMGITFVLALLFLIYGKHLFSASVPQNTWTWMLAGGLIALGIIVPGLSPSNFLLYMGMYKAMSDHIKGLDFSVLIPIAIGGLLVLILLSKLFDHIFKVAYSQLFHFILGVVAASTIMIIPLDYQGFTFMGYFMCAVLLGLGILVGYFMARLEDKVVPEG, via the coding sequence ATGGATTGGTTGTTACGATTCATTAAGGGTATGTTTATTGGCTCAGGCTTTATTTTACCAGGAATTTCTGGTGGAGCATTAGCCGCTGTATTTGGCATTTACGAACCATTAATTGCCTTTTTGGCACATCCATTTAAAAAATTAAAAGAAAACTTTTCTTTTTTCCTACCCATTGCACTAGGAGGATTAGCTGGAATTTATCTGCTTTCCTTTGCGGTTAGTTTCTTATTAGGAACTTATCAAACCATTATTTTGTGGTTCTTTGTAGGAGCAATTGTAGGTACTGCACCATCTTTATGGAAACAAGCAGGAAAAGAAGGAAGAAATAAAAAAGATTATTGGATTATGGGCATCACTTTTGTCCTTGCACTTTTATTTTTAATTTACGGAAAACACTTATTCAGCGCTTCTGTTCCTCAAAATACTTGGACTTGGATGTTAGCTGGAGGATTAATCGCTTTAGGAATTATTGTTCCTGGTTTAAGTCCTTCTAACTTCCTATTATATATGGGAATGTATAAAGCAATGTCTGACCATATTAAAGGATTAGATTTTTCAGTGTTAATTCCTATCGCTATTGGAGGACTATTAGTTCTTATTTTGTTATCAAAATTATTTGATCATATCTTTAAAGTGGCTTATAGTCAGTTATTCCACTTTATCTTAGGAGTCGTAGCTGCATCTACGATCATGATTATTCCATTAGATTATCAAGGATTTACCTTTATGGGATACTTCATGTGTGCAGTACTTTTAGGATTAGGAATTCTAGTAGGATACTTTATGGCTCGCTTAGAAGATAAGGTTGTACCGGAGGGATAA
- the sufC gene encoding Fe-S cluster assembly ATPase SufC — MHTLEIIDLHASIQGVEILKGVNLTWKTGEIHAVMGLNGAGKSTLAAVLMGNPRYEVTKGDILWDGESILDWEVDERSRKGLFLAMQYPSEIPGVTTADFLRAALNARQPEGKSISVMKFLKKLDEKLAILDMKEEMAERYLNEGFSGGEKKRNEILQMLMLDPTFAILDEIDSGLDVDALKVVAKGVNAMRSPEFGALLVTHYRRLLDYIEPDVVHIMLDGKIIQTGGMELVDQLERDGYSTWKEEDEA; from the coding sequence ATGCATACCTTAGAAATTATAGATTTACATGCGTCAATTCAAGGCGTAGAAATTTTAAAAGGAGTGAATTTAACTTGGAAAACAGGTGAAATTCACGCTGTGATGGGACTAAACGGAGCAGGGAAATCTACTTTAGCTGCCGTGTTAATGGGAAATCCTCGTTATGAAGTCACAAAAGGAGATATTTTATGGGATGGAGAAAGCATCCTTGATTGGGAAGTAGATGAACGTAGTCGTAAAGGTTTATTTTTAGCAATGCAATATCCAAGCGAAATTCCAGGCGTAACGACGGCTGATTTTTTACGTGCTGCCTTAAATGCTCGTCAACCAGAAGGAAAATCAATTTCTGTAATGAAATTTTTGAAAAAGCTAGATGAAAAATTAGCGATTTTAGACATGAAAGAAGAAATGGCAGAACGTTACTTAAATGAAGGGTTCTCTGGTGGAGAAAAGAAACGTAACGAAATTTTACAAATGTTAATGTTAGATCCAACGTTTGCTATTTTAGATGAAATTGATTCTGGATTAGACGTAGATGCGTTAAAAGTAGTCGCAAAAGGAGTTAATGCGATGCGTAGCCCAGAATTTGGTGCTTTATTAGTAACTCACTACCGTCGTTTATTAGACTATATCGAACCTGATGTAGTTCACATTATGTTGGATGGAAAAATCATTCAAACAGGAGGTATGGAATTAGTCGATCAATTAGAACGCGATGGTTATTCTACTTGGAAAGAAGAGGATGAAGCATAA
- a CDS encoding SufD family Fe-S cluster assembly protein — MTGWTTKPLWLEEAQANVASCVKEAKSRHIADFSWNSLPTEYPVEEGEVEGSVYDFSAYSDEPLWIQNEQQVYVEQLPMSLIEAGVVMMDLQEALWDEVFSEKLRPYMEQPLSKDQQSMVHFLHNEEGMLLYIPDHTVIQEPIHLQFLQEQLANWEHVILFIGENCQLSLKENWEYKGNTYNNQAVQLILGANSQLDYFSQSIGEGKGTTFLQRDFVLQQDSQLTFRGQLLNSGVHVECIDVHVEGSGAKCMVDLSTYGATQEKKVVDVQILQSNHHTESDLVLRGLAAKKGKVLLNATSHIQKNAPYSSAVQKSDLLLAEEKSGGTANPILLIDNNEVKANHAAAIGALSEDKLYYMLSRGLTYEMAVQLYAKGFLAQNGKHDEWLSLWARKEEYVGRRED, encoded by the coding sequence ATGACAGGATGGACAACAAAACCGTTATGGTTAGAAGAAGCACAAGCAAACGTTGCTTCTTGCGTAAAAGAAGCGAAAAGTCGTCATATTGCCGATTTTTCTTGGAATTCTTTACCTACAGAATATCCAGTAGAAGAAGGAGAAGTAGAAGGATCTGTTTATGATTTTTCTGCATATTCAGATGAACCATTATGGATTCAAAATGAGCAACAAGTCTATGTAGAGCAATTACCGATGTCTCTTATTGAGGCTGGAGTAGTGATGATGGACTTACAAGAAGCTCTTTGGGATGAAGTATTTAGTGAAAAACTTCGTCCTTATATGGAACAACCATTATCAAAAGACCAGCAAAGTATGGTTCACTTTTTACATAATGAAGAAGGAATGCTTTTATATATTCCTGATCATACAGTTATTCAAGAACCAATTCATTTGCAATTTTTACAAGAACAATTGGCAAATTGGGAACATGTTATATTATTTATTGGAGAAAATTGCCAGTTATCCTTAAAAGAAAATTGGGAATATAAAGGAAATACATATAACAACCAAGCTGTACAATTAATTCTTGGCGCTAATAGCCAATTAGATTACTTTAGTCAAAGTATTGGTGAAGGAAAAGGGACTACTTTTTTACAACGTGATTTTGTTTTACAACAAGATAGTCAATTAACCTTCCGTGGTCAATTATTGAACAGTGGGGTACATGTAGAATGTATTGATGTTCATGTAGAAGGCTCTGGAGCAAAATGTATGGTTGATTTATCAACTTATGGAGCTACTCAAGAGAAAAAAGTAGTAGATGTTCAAATTTTACAAAGTAATCATCATACAGAAAGTGATTTAGTTTTACGTGGTTTAGCTGCCAAAAAAGGAAAAGTTTTATTGAATGCAACAAGTCATATTCAAAAAAATGCTCCTTATTCTTCTGCAGTCCAAAAGAGTGATTTATTACTAGCAGAAGAAAAAAGTGGAGGTACAGCTAACCCTATCTTATTAATTGATAATAATGAAGTAAAAGCGAACCATGCCGCGGCGATTGGTGCACTTTCTGAAGATAAATTATATTATATGCTAAGTCGTGGATTGACCTATGAAATGGCCGTCCAATTATATGCCAAAGGATTTTTAGCTCAAAACGGAAAACATGATGAATGGTTATCTCTTTGGGCAAGAAAGGAAGAATATGTGGGACGTAGAGAAGATTAG
- a CDS encoding aminotransferase class V-fold PLP-dependent enzyme, producing the protein MWDVEKIRADFPALQQTVNDEPLIYFDNAATTQKPLCVLDKEMQFYKENNANVHRGVHTLSEAATQEYEEARETVRQFIHAASTKEILFTRGTTTSLNWIARGYAEKVLKEGDEIILSKMEHHANIIPWQQVAQKTGAVLRYVPFTKEGFLDEEVLDELLNEKTKIVALSQISNVLGTENPIARLAKKVHQYDAVFVVDGAQSAPHEKIDVQALDCDFFAFSGHKMCGPTGIGVLYGKQKWLEMMDPVEFGGEMIDFVYEEDSTWTELPWKFEAGTPNIAGAIGLATAIHYLEKLGMDQIQAYEAELMADLLPRLQAIEGVTVYGPKDPKDHKGVISFNIEGIHPHDVATALDMEGVAVRAGHHCAQPLLRELSVPAAVRASLYFYNTKEEIDRFLEAIEKVKEYFQYGIE; encoded by the coding sequence ATGTGGGACGTAGAGAAGATTAGAGCAGATTTTCCTGCTTTACAACAAACCGTAAATGATGAACCTTTAATTTATTTTGATAATGCAGCGACAACACAAAAGCCACTTTGTGTTTTAGATAAAGAAATGCAGTTTTATAAAGAAAATAATGCAAATGTCCATCGTGGAGTCCATACGTTATCAGAAGCCGCTACACAAGAATATGAAGAGGCAAGAGAAACCGTACGTCAATTCATTCATGCTGCTTCCACAAAAGAAATTTTATTTACTCGTGGAACAACAACGAGTTTGAATTGGATTGCTCGTGGATACGCTGAAAAAGTGTTAAAAGAAGGCGATGAGATTATCCTTTCTAAAATGGAACATCATGCCAATATTATTCCTTGGCAGCAAGTGGCACAAAAAACAGGAGCCGTGCTACGTTATGTTCCTTTTACAAAGGAAGGATTTTTAGATGAAGAAGTGTTGGATGAGTTATTAAATGAGAAGACAAAAATCGTTGCCTTATCACAAATTTCTAACGTGTTAGGAACAGAAAATCCTATTGCTCGTTTAGCTAAAAAAGTTCATCAATATGATGCAGTATTTGTAGTCGATGGCGCACAATCTGCACCACATGAAAAAATTGATGTTCAGGCATTAGATTGTGACTTTTTTGCCTTTAGTGGCCATAAAATGTGTGGTCCTACAGGTATTGGTGTGTTATATGGAAAACAAAAATGGTTAGAAATGATGGATCCTGTCGAATTTGGTGGAGAAATGATTGATTTTGTCTATGAAGAAGATAGTACATGGACAGAATTACCTTGGAAGTTTGAAGCAGGAACTCCTAATATTGCTGGAGCGATTGGATTAGCGACAGCGATTCATTATTTAGAAAAATTAGGAATGGACCAAATCCAAGCTTATGAGGCAGAATTGATGGCAGATCTTTTACCTCGCTTACAAGCCATCGAAGGAGTAACGGTTTATGGACCAAAAGATCCAAAAGACCATAAAGGAGTAATTTCTTTTAATATTGAAGGGATCCATCCACACGATGTAGCGACTGCCTTAGATATGGAAGGAGTTGCTGTTCGAGCAGGACATCATTGTGCACAACCATTGTTGCGTGAATTATCTGTTCCTGCTGCAGTGCGTGCAAGTTTATATTTCTATAACACAAAAGAAGAAATTGATCGCTTTTTAGAAGCAATTGAAAAAGTAAAGGAGTATTTCCAATATGGCATTGAGTAA
- the sufU gene encoding Fe-S cluster assembly sulfur transfer protein SufU: MALSKLDQLYRQVILDHSSHPHHYGTLEEETDALELNNPTCGDVIQIQWKMKDGVISDIAFEGEGCSISKASASMMCDVLIGKTLPEAEALLEDFLSLVQGQEVENEELEDAQLLSGVSKFPARVKCATLAWKAVESMIEKNKEGKE; encoded by the coding sequence ATGGCATTGAGTAAATTAGATCAACTATATCGTCAAGTGATTTTAGATCATTCTAGTCATCCTCATCATTATGGAACGTTAGAAGAAGAAACAGATGCTTTGGAATTAAACAATCCTACTTGCGGAGATGTCATTCAAATTCAATGGAAAATGAAAGATGGAGTCATTTCAGATATTGCTTTTGAAGGAGAAGGATGTTCAATTAGCAAAGCAAGTGCAAGTATGATGTGTGATGTATTAATTGGTAAAACTTTACCAGAAGCAGAAGCACTATTAGAAGATTTCTTATCTCTTGTTCAAGGACAAGAAGTAGAAAATGAAGAATTAGAAGATGCTCAATTATTATCTGGAGTATCAAAATTTCCAGCGCGTGTGAAATGTGCGACGTTAGCTTGGAAAGCAGTAGAATCAATGATTGAAAAAAATAAGGAAGGAAAAGAATAA
- the sufB gene encoding Fe-S cluster assembly protein SufB gives MEDYRYGFSDDVSPVYTTGTGLNEDVIRALSKAKEEPEWMLEFRLKAYESFKKQALPDWGPDLSEIDFDKIKYYQKASDRPVRDWEDVPEKIKDTFEKIGVPEAERAFLAGASAQYESEVVYHNMKEEFDKHGIIFTDTDSALKEYPELFKKYFGKLVPPSDNKLAALNSAVWSGGTFIYVPEGVQLEVPLQTYFRINSENAGQFERTLIIVDKGASVHYIEGCTAPTYSSESLHAAIVEIYAHEDASIRYSTIQNWSDNVYNLVTKRAKAYKNASVEWVDGNIGSKVTMKYPAVILAEEGAKGMMLSVAMATEGQVQDTGAKMIHLAPNTSSSIVSKSIAKDGGATNYRGIVHFGRHAHGSQGHIECDTMLMDDRSKSDTIPINEAHCQDVVLEHEATVSKVSEEQLYYLMSRGLSEDEATELIVMGFVEPFSRELPMEYAVELNRLIGYEMKDAIG, from the coding sequence ATGGAAGATTACCGTTATGGATTTTCAGATGATGTATCTCCCGTATATACAACCGGTACTGGATTAAATGAAGATGTAATCCGTGCACTTTCAAAAGCAAAAGAAGAACCAGAATGGATGTTAGAATTTCGCTTAAAAGCATATGAATCTTTTAAAAAGCAAGCTTTACCGGATTGGGGTCCAGATTTATCTGAAATCGATTTTGATAAAATTAAATATTACCAAAAAGCCAGTGATCGTCCCGTACGTGATTGGGAAGACGTACCAGAAAAAATTAAAGATACTTTTGAAAAAATTGGGGTACCAGAAGCGGAACGTGCCTTTTTAGCAGGAGCTTCTGCTCAATATGAATCAGAAGTGGTTTATCATAATATGAAAGAAGAATTTGATAAACATGGAATTATCTTTACCGATACAGACTCTGCGTTAAAGGAATATCCAGAGTTATTTAAAAAATACTTTGGTAAATTAGTTCCTCCAAGTGATAATAAATTAGCAGCGTTGAACTCTGCCGTTTGGTCTGGAGGAACCTTTATTTATGTTCCAGAAGGAGTGCAACTAGAAGTTCCATTGCAAACCTATTTCCGTATTAATTCAGAAAATGCAGGGCAATTTGAACGAACATTAATTATTGTCGATAAAGGAGCAAGTGTTCACTATATTGAAGGATGTACCGCTCCTACTTATTCCAGTGAAAGCTTGCATGCAGCGATTGTAGAAATCTATGCACATGAAGATGCAAGCATTCGTTATAGTACAATTCAAAACTGGTCTGACAATGTTTATAACCTTGTAACCAAACGTGCAAAAGCTTATAAAAATGCTTCGGTTGAATGGGTAGATGGAAATATCGGTTCTAAAGTAACTATGAAATATCCAGCCGTAATTTTAGCGGAAGAAGGAGCAAAAGGAATGATGCTTTCTGTTGCGATGGCAACAGAAGGACAAGTGCAAGATACTGGAGCAAAAATGATTCATTTAGCGCCGAATACATCAAGCTCTATTGTTTCTAAATCAATTGCAAAAGATGGAGGAGCAACGAACTATCGTGGAATTGTTCATTTTGGCCGCCATGCTCATGGTAGTCAAGGACATATTGAATGTGACACGATGTTAATGGATGATCGTTCGAAGAGTGATACAATTCCAATTAATGAAGCGCATTGTCAAGATGTGGTATTAGAACATGAAGCAACCGTTTCTAAAGTTTCAGAAGAACAATTGTACTACTTAATGAGTCGTGGATTATCTGAAGACGAAGCGACAGAATTGATTGTTATGGGCTTTGTAGAACCATTTAGTCGTGAGTTACCAATGGAATATGCAGTAGAATTAAACCGCTTAATTGGCTATGAAATGAAGGATGCGATTGGATAG
- the pnuC gene encoding nicotinamide riboside transporter PnuC: MSSTTKEVTMFNQPWTWFKQQITGWHTANYCLFWFAVGSQLMIYVTQPITLLSTITFIGTILGTLCIVSINAAKSVNGILGLISAACKIYVGYSAHNYLVMLEELAYIITLDLPVIFSVKSWNEDTVHHLKKFTKKNWVISLCSVLVVWGISTYLIGTFTNDPRPVIDGLSFAVSVTGGIICFLRYNNQYFWWTFSSIFQIILWALTYAQGDATIAMLVSSSVYLVNDIIAFTVSPWFNMGRKKMGLEKIE; the protein is encoded by the coding sequence ATGAGTAGTACAACAAAAGAAGTTACAATGTTTAACCAACCATGGACTTGGTTTAAACAACAAATTACAGGATGGCATACCGCCAATTATTGTTTATTTTGGTTTGCAGTCGGATCACAGTTGATGATTTATGTGACTCAACCAATTACGCTATTATCAACAATTACTTTTATCGGAACGATTTTAGGAACGTTATGTATTGTAAGTATCAATGCCGCAAAATCTGTGAATGGAATTTTAGGATTGATTTCAGCAGCATGTAAAATTTATGTCGGGTATAGTGCCCATAACTATTTAGTGATGTTAGAAGAATTAGCTTATATTATTACATTAGACTTACCGGTGATTTTCTCAGTAAAATCTTGGAATGAAGATACCGTGCACCATTTGAAGAAGTTTACAAAGAAAAATTGGGTAATCAGTTTATGTTCTGTTTTAGTCGTTTGGGGAATTTCTACTTATTTAATTGGTACTTTTACCAATGATCCCCGTCCAGTTATCGATGGATTAAGTTTTGCAGTAAGTGTCACTGGAGGAATTATTTGTTTCTTACGCTATAATAATCAATATTTCTGGTGGACATTTTCTAGCATTTTCCAAATTATATTATGGGCATTAACCTATGCTCAAGGCGATGCAACAATCGCGATGTTAGTTTCTAGTTCTGTTTACTTGGTCAATGATATCATTGCCTTTACTGTATCTCCATGGTTTAACATGGGACGCAAAAAAATGGGTCTAGAAAAAATTGAATAA
- a CDS encoding co-chaperone GroES: MEGFIVLKPLADRVIIKAEKETEKNVGGIILTSNHQEQVKLGTVIAVGKGRVSEDGQCIPMEVNVDDTVMFESYAGSKIQHDGEEYVVMHEKDIMAIVTEG; this comes from the coding sequence GTGGAGGGGTTCATCGTGCTAAAACCATTAGCAGACCGCGTAATCATTAAAGCGGAAAAAGAAACAGAAAAAAATGTTGGAGGAATTATCTTAACCTCTAATCATCAAGAGCAAGTAAAATTAGGAACAGTAATTGCTGTTGGAAAAGGAAGAGTTTCTGAAGATGGACAATGTATTCCAATGGAAGTAAACGTTGATGATACAGTAATGTTTGAATCTTATGCTGGTTCTAAAATCCAACATGATGGAGAAGAATACGTTGTCATGCATGAAAAAGATATTATGGCAATTGTAACAGAAGGCTAG
- the groL gene encoding chaperonin GroEL (60 kDa chaperone family; promotes refolding of misfolded polypeptides especially under stressful conditions; forms two stacked rings of heptamers to form a barrel-shaped 14mer; ends can be capped by GroES; misfolded proteins enter the barrel where they are refolded when GroES binds) has protein sequence MAKEIKYNNDARSKLVEGVNKLANTVKVTLGPKGRNVVLEKSFGTPLITNDGVSIAKEIELEDHFENMGAKLVSEVASKTNDIAGDGTTTATVLTQAIVLEGIKNVTAGANPVGIRRGIEKATKSAVDALHTMSKEVSSKEEIAQVAAISSGHEEVGELIATAMEKVGNDGVITIEESKGIETELDVVEGMQFDRGYLSQYMVTDNEKMEAELDKPYILITDKKVSNIQDLMPVLQEIIKANRPLLIIADDVDGEALTTLLVNKLRGTLNVCAVKAPGFGDRRKEMLRDIAILTGGQVISEDLGRELASTTLADLGQANKVIVDKDSTVIVEGAGNKEEIKERIELIRSQIGETNSEFDRDKLKERLAKLSGGVAVIKVGAATETVLKELKLRIEDALNATRAAVEEGIVSGGGVALIQATKEVAKLVAETEGDERTGVEIVLRALEEPIRQIAMNAGLEGAVIVEKLKHVDEGIGFNAATGEWVNMIESGIVDPTKVTRSALQNAASVAALILTTEAVVADLPKTDNGMTNDPNMGGMM, from the coding sequence ATGGCAAAAGAAATCAAATATAATAATGATGCACGTTCTAAATTAGTAGAAGGTGTAAATAAATTAGCGAATACAGTAAAAGTAACTTTAGGGCCAAAAGGTCGTAACGTGGTTTTAGAAAAATCATTTGGTACACCTTTAATTACTAATGATGGCGTTTCTATCGCAAAAGAAATTGAATTAGAAGATCATTTTGAAAATATGGGAGCAAAATTAGTTTCTGAAGTAGCTTCAAAAACTAATGATATTGCCGGAGACGGAACAACAACAGCGACAGTATTAACTCAAGCGATTGTTTTAGAAGGAATTAAAAATGTTACTGCAGGAGCAAACCCAGTAGGTATCCGTCGCGGAATTGAAAAAGCAACAAAATCAGCAGTAGATGCTTTACATACAATGTCTAAAGAAGTAAGTTCTAAAGAAGAAATTGCTCAAGTAGCTGCTATCTCTTCTGGTCATGAAGAAGTTGGTGAATTAATTGCTACTGCAATGGAAAAAGTAGGAAACGATGGTGTTATCACTATTGAAGAATCTAAAGGAATTGAAACAGAATTAGATGTTGTAGAAGGTATGCAATTTGATCGTGGTTACTTATCACAATATATGGTAACAGACAACGAAAAAATGGAAGCAGAATTAGATAAACCTTACATCTTAATTACAGATAAAAAAGTATCTAACATTCAAGATTTAATGCCTGTTTTACAAGAAATCATTAAAGCAAATCGTCCATTATTAATCATTGCAGACGATGTGGATGGAGAAGCTTTGACTACTTTATTAGTAAACAAATTACGTGGTACATTAAATGTTTGTGCGGTTAAAGCTCCAGGATTTGGTGACCGTCGTAAAGAAATGTTACGTGATATCGCAATTTTAACTGGTGGACAAGTGATTTCTGAAGACTTAGGTCGTGAATTAGCTTCTACAACTTTAGCTGATTTAGGTCAAGCTAATAAAGTAATCGTAGATAAAGATTCAACAGTAATCGTTGAAGGTGCTGGTAACAAAGAAGAAATCAAAGAACGTATCGAATTGATCCGCAGCCAAATTGGAGAAACAAATTCAGAATTTGACCGTGATAAATTAAAAGAACGTTTAGCTAAATTATCTGGTGGTGTAGCAGTAATTAAAGTTGGTGCTGCAACAGAAACTGTATTAAAAGAATTAAAACTACGTATTGAAGATGCATTAAATGCTACTCGTGCTGCAGTAGAAGAAGGTATTGTTTCTGGTGGTGGAGTTGCATTAATCCAAGCAACAAAAGAAGTTGCAAAATTAGTAGCAGAAACAGAAGGTGACGAACGTACAGGGGTAGAAATCGTTTTACGTGCGTTAGAAGAACCAATTCGTCAAATCGCAATGAATGCTGGCTTAGAAGGCGCAGTAATCGTAGAAAAATTAAAACATGTTGACGAAGGTATTGGTTTCAATGCTGCTACAGGAGAATGGGTAAACATGATTGAAAGTGGTATTGTAGACCCAACAAAAGTAACTCGTTCTGCTTTACAAAATGCTGCAAGCGTAGCTGCATTAATCTTAACAACAGAAGCAGTAGTAGCTGATTTACCAAAAACAGATAACGGAATGACAAATGACCCAAACATGGGTGGAATGATGTAA